One window of the Salvia miltiorrhiza cultivar Shanhuang (shh) chromosome 6, IMPLAD_Smil_shh, whole genome shotgun sequence genome contains the following:
- the LOC130987470 gene encoding probable carboxylesterase 16 has translation MPSIGVKLYSAFFKFMLKHRLQSRLDALEINSGCGGAYGVTSRPDEETAAAANPSFTDGVATKDIHIDPLTSVSVRIFLPDNCLHHPDSRARSRGGLPNSGPCSNKKLIRRNSEGYSMDELSRSVDSGSRRRSYGGGIEDVNLKPEAVNYRGYNPVGSNCRKLPVMLQFHGGGFVSGSNDTVANDYFCRRIARLCEVIVLAVGYRLAPENKYPAAFEDGLKVLHWLGKQANLAECSKSFGGRRRREDARKLEDDWHVADAFGASMVEPWLAAHGDPSRCILLGVSSGGNIADYLTRKAVEGSKNLDPVKVVAQVLMYPFFMGSIPTHSEIRLSNSYFYDKAMCLLAWKLLLSEKEFSLDHPAANPLISGREGPPLSRMPPTLTVVAEHDWMRDRAIAYSEELRKVNVDAPVLEYKDAVHEFATLDMLLKTPQAQACAEDISIWVKKYISFRGHEFSY, from the exons ATGCCAAGCATTGGTGTCAAATTATACAGTGCATTTTTCAAGTTTATGCTCAAGCATCGACTGCAGAGCCGATTGGATGCGCTGGAAATCAACTCCGGCTGCGGCGGAGCCTACGGGGTGACGTCACGGCCGGACGAGGAGACGGCCGCTGCCGCCAACCCTTCCTTCACCGACGGCGTCGCGACGAAGGATATACACATTGATCCTCTAACATCCGTCTCCGTCCGTATATTTCTTCCCGATAATTGCCTCCATCATCCCGACAGCAGGGCTAGGTCTCGGGGCGGGCTGCCGAATTCCGGTCCTTGCTCGAATAAGAAGCTGATTCGTCGCAACAGCGAGGGGTACTCTATGGATGAGCTTTCCCGGAGTGTTGATAGCGGTAGTAGGAGGAGGAGCTACGGAGGTGGCATTGAAGACGTGAATTTGAAGCCTGAAGCTGTGAATTACAGAGGGTATAATCCAGTCGGGAGCAATTGCCGAAAGTTGCCGGTGATGTTGCAGTTTCACGGTGGGGGTTTTGTTAGTGGAAGCAATGACACGGTGGCGAATGATTATTTCTGCAGGCGGATTGCGAGATTGTGTGAGGTGATCGTGTTGGCGGTAGGGTATAGATTGGCCCCTGAGAATAAGTATCCAGCTGCATTTGAGGATGGTTTGAAGGTGCTGCATTGGCTAGGGAAGCAGGCAAATTTGGCTGAATGTAGCAAGTCATTTGGTGGGAGGAGACGAAGGGAGGACGCGAGGAAGTTGGAGGACGATTGGCATGTTGCGGATGCATTTGGAGCTTCCATGGTGGAACCTTGGTTGGCTGCTCACGGAGATCCCTCGAG GTGCATACTCCTCGGTGTAAGTTCTGGTGGAAACATTGCGGACTATTTGACGAGGAAAGCTGTCGAGGGTAGTAAGAATTTGGACCCGGTAAAAGTGGTTGCTCAGGTTCTAATGTATCCTTTTTTCATGGGAAGTATACCGACGCATTCAGAAATAAGATTGTCAAACTCCTACTTCTACGACAAGGCTATGTGCTTGCTTGCGTGGAAACTTCTCTTATCCGAGAAGGAGTTCAGCCTAGATCACCCGGCTGCTAACCCCCTCATATCTGGTAGAGAAGGACCTCCATTGAGCCGGATGCCTCCAACCCTAACAGTCGTTGCCGAACACGACTGGATGAGAGACCGCGCAATTGCTTACTCGGAGGAGCTCAGGAAGGTCAATGTGGACGCTCCAGTTCTTGAATACAAGGACGCCGTTCATGAATTTGCAACACTCGACATGCTTCTGAAGACTCCTCAAGCTCAGGCATGTGCCGAGGACATCTCCATATGGGTCAAGAAATACATCTCATTTCGCGGCCATGAGTTCTCATACTGA
- the LOC130987469 gene encoding serine/threonine protein phosphatase 2A 57 kDa regulatory subunit B' theta isoform-like, translated as MIKNILNRIPRKQGKLGESRDGGALSLSSTASTTLKSNSNAAVVGLNQIPNSGLSYGNKILEHDPSNVKANVVVGTVAYEALPSFRDVPNAERHTLFIRKLSLCCVVFDFTDPSKSLKEKDIKRQTLVELVDYVTSANGKFNETAMQEIVRMVSVNLFRTISTQPRENKAVEGFDLEEEEPLMDPAWPHLQIVYEFLLRFVASPETDAKMAKRYVDHSFVLRLLDLFDSEDPRERDYLKTVLHRIYGKFMVHRPFIRKAINNIFYRFIFETEKHNGIAELLEILGSIINGFALPLKEEHKLFLVRALIPLHKPKCVSTYHQQLSYCITQFVEKDCKLADTVIRGLLKYWPITSSSKEGMFLGELEEVLEATQPPEFQRCMVPLFRQIGRCLSSSHFQVAERALFLWNNDHVENLIKQNRGVILPIIFPALENNARNHWNQAVQSLTLNVRKIFSDVDPELFEECLVKFQEDDARQEETKTRREAAWKRLEDIATTNTESVLVPLPNNAPSG; from the exons ATGATCAAGAACATACTCAATAGGATTCCTCGGAAGCAAGGGAAGTTAGGAGAGAGTCGCGATGGAGGAGCCTTGTCTCTCTCCTCAACTGCTTCAACTACTTTAAAAAGCAATTCAAATGCTGCTGTAGTCGGGTTGAATCAGATTCCAAACTCTGGTCTGAGTTATGGGAACAAGATTCTCGAACACGATCCATCAAATGTGAAGGCAAACGTGGTTGTTGGAACTGTGGCGTATGAGGCTCTTCCTAGTTTTAGAGACGTCCCCAATGCTGAGAGGCATACCTTGTTTATCAGAAAACTGAGCTTGTGTTGTGTGGTGTTTGACTTCACTGATCCCTCGAAAAGCTTGAAAGAGAAAGACATTAAACGACAGACATTAGTGGAGCTAGTGGATTATGTTACTTCGGCAAATGGCAAGTTCAATGAAACTGCTATGCAAGAGATAGTAAGGATGGTATCTGTGAATTTGTTCCGCACAATCTCTACTCAGCCTCGTGAGAACAAGGCTGTAGAAGGCTTTGATTTGGAAGAAGAGGAGCCCTTAATGGATCCAGCGTGGCCCCATTTGCAAATTGTCTACGAATTCCTCCTCAGGTTTGTAGCTTCCCCAGAGACGGATGCAAAGATGGCAAAACGCTATGTTGATCACTCTTTTGTCCTGAGATTATTAGACCTTTTCGACTCAGAAGATCCTCGAGAGAGGGACTACTTAAAGACTGTCCTGCACAGGATATATGGAAAGTTCATGGTGCATCGGCCATTCATTAGAAAGGCGATCAACAACATATTCTACCGCTTCATTTTTGAAACGGAGAAGCATAATGGTATAGCTGAGCTGTTAGAGATCTTAGGAAGCATTATAAATGGATTCGCGTTGCCACTCAAGGAAGAGCACAAGCTCTTCCTTGTTCGTGCTCTGATTCCACTACACAAACCAAAGTGCGTGTCAACGTACCATCAGCAACTATCTTACTGCATCACACAGTTTGTGGAGAAGGACTGCAAACTCGCTGATACCGTCATAAGGGGCTTGCTCAAATATTGGCCTATCACCAGTAGTTCTAAGGAGGGTATGTTCTTAGGTGAGCTCGAGGAAGTTTTGGAAGCAACCCAGCCTCCCGAGTTCCAGCGTTGTATGGTCCCACTTTTCCGCCAGATTGGCCGTTGCTTGAGCAGTTCCCACTTTCAG GTTGCTGAGAGGGCTCTCTTTCTGTGGAACAACGACCATGTCGAGAATTTGATCAAGCAAAACCGTGGAGTCATACTGCCAATCATCTTCCCTGCCTTGGAGAATAACGCGAGAAACCACTGGAATCAAGCGGTGCAGAGCCTGACCCTCAATGTCCGAAAAATCTTCTCTGATGTGGATCCGGAGCTCTTTGAGGAGTGCTTGGTCAAGTTCCAAGAAGATGATGCACGACAAGAAGAAACCAAGACCAGACGTGAAGCAGCATGGAAGCGCTTGGAGGATATCGCCACCACCAACACTGAATCAGTGCTCGTTCCACTCCCCAACAACGCCCCATCTGGTTGA
- the LOC130987471 gene encoding myb-related protein 315-like, whose product MGRQPCCDKIGLKRGPWTIEEDHKLMIFILNNGIQCWRMVPKLAGLLRCGKSCRLRWINYLRPDLKRGAFSEIEENQIIELHARLGNRWSKIASHFPGRTDNEIKNHWNTKIKKKLRLLGINPVTHQPVDKKQEIVEQNEQEKVDGLEESKGDDRNDVVESCQSETSSDHLMNNYEIMSTITNMDMDTFSLQASFKLMDYSTHVEEWVDEGVDSMIFWDGIDQQLF is encoded by the exons ATGGGAAGGCAGCCTTGTTGTGACAAGATTGGACTCAAGAGAGGTCCATGGACGATTGAGGAAGACCACAAACTCATGATTTTCATTCTCAACAATGGCATTCAATGCTGGAGAATGGTCCCCAAGCTTGCAg GTTTATTGAGATGTGGGAAGAGCTGCAGATTGAGATGGATTAACTATTTGAGGCCTGATTTGAAAAGAGGGGCATTTTCTGAAATTGAAGAGAATCAGATTATAGAGCTACATGCCCGCCTTGGCAACAg GTGGTCGAAAATAGCCTCACATTTTCCAGGGAGAACGGACAACGAGATCAAAAATCATTGGAACACGAAGATCAAAAAGAAGCTAAGGCTCCTTGGAATCAATCCTGTGACACACCAACCAGTCGACAAGAAACAAGAAATTGTAGAACAAAATGAGCAAGAAAAGGTTGATGGGTTGGAAGAATCAAAAGGTGATGATAGAAATGATGTAGTGGAGAGTTGCCAAAGTGAAACTAGTAGTGATCATTTGATGAACAACTATGAGATTATGAGCACAATTACAAATATGGATATGGACACTTTCTCACTCCAAGCTTCATTTAAACTCATGGACTATTCCACCCATGTTGAAGAATGGGTTGATGAGGGTGTAGATTCAATGATATTTTGGGATGGGATCGATCAACAACTCTTTTAA